The proteins below are encoded in one region of Apium graveolens cultivar Ventura chromosome 4, ASM990537v1, whole genome shotgun sequence:
- the LOC141718420 gene encoding uncharacterized protein LOC141718420, producing the protein MTTRTVNGIKVPSFNNVSENICKLWKKKIILFISVVNRDYKGILESGPFVPRKDISITTDSNSRVPQEFIPKDPSEYTDRDKELVYLDATLRSILVESMDSNMHHRIKDCVSAKHMWETIEAIVEGTEDKNRLNFLMSEYKEFNSLSGESIKQLLGRYTRLLDEMSTLGKKYSQK; encoded by the coding sequence ATGACCACTCGTACAGTTAATGGCATCAAGGTTCCTTCCTTCAACAATGTCAGTGAAAACATCTGTAAATtgtggaagaaaaagatcatTCTGTTTATTTCAGTAGTTAACCGGGATTACAAGGGAATTTTAGAGAGTGGTCCATTTGTACCAAGAAAGGACATTTCTATAACTACAGATTCAAATAGTAGAGTTCCTCAAGAGTTTATCCCAAAGGATCCGTCTGAATACACTGATAGGGATAAGGAATTAGTTTATTTGGATGCAACTCTTCGATCAATTTTAGTTGAGTCAATGGATTCCAATATGCATCATCGGATTAAGGATTGTGTTAGtgctaaacacatgtgggaaaccatTGAAGCTATAGTGGAGGGAACTGAAGACAAGAACAGATTGAATTTTCTGATGTCTGAGTACAAGGAGTTTAACTCTCTTTCCGGTGAAAGTATCAAACAGTTGCTTGGAAGGTACACCCGACTTCTGGATGAGATGAGTACACTTGGAAAGAAATACTCACAGAAATAG